Below is a window of Deltaproteobacteria bacterium DNA.
CGGCCCTGGTGGTCATGCTCAGGAACATGGGCCTCGACGCCGATGCCATCGTGCCCCAGGCCCATCTGTTCGTGATCTTCTTCTGCGCCATCTCGGCCATCACCCCGCCCACCGCGCCAACGAGCTACGCGGCGGCGGCCATCGCCCAGTCGCCGGTGGTGCCCACGTCCATCGAGGCCGTGAAGCTGGCCCTGCCCGCCTTCGTGCTCCCGTACGCGTTCGTGGCCAACTCCGCGCTTATCACCATCGGCACCGCCGTTGAGGTCACCGTAACGGTCGCCTTCGCGGTGTTGAGCATGATCGCCATGGGCATGGCCGTACAGGGCTACTGCTACAGGAACCTTGATGGCATCACCCGCCTGCTCTTCCTCGCCGCCAGCCTGGGCATGGTCACGCCGTGGCTTGCGTGGAACATCGTCGGCCTGGCGGTGGGCGCGGCCCTGCTGGGGTGGGAGTGGATGCGGGCGAAGCGGCGCGTTGCATCTGTCGAATAGCCGGCCACCGTTCGGGACGGAATACGGGCGAGTCGAATCCGGCCTCTCGGGCAAGCGCTCGAAGCCTTGTTTTTCAGCCTTGCAGAAAGGGGACCTTATCGTACCGCTCGCTCATAACACCGCACAATCGCCAGCCGAAGTCGCGACGGCCATCGTGTACTGCGAGGCAAACTTCGGTGCCATTGATGGGAAGACTGCAAACGGCCTCGTCCGTCACTCCGAGCTCTACAGAATCCTTTCGGTCATCGACAGCGAGAAGGCCGGTCTTGATACCGGCGTCGTGCTCGGAGAGCCGCCAAAGGGGATTCCCATTTGCCGCGACCTGGCCGATGCGCTGGCGCGCGCCGACACCACGCCCGACTACTTTATTTTCGGCATGGCTCCCGCGAGCGGCATGTTGTCGACTCGCGATCGGGGGGTTCTGCTGGAGGCCATCGACCTGGGGATGAACATCGTGAGCGGCCTTCACGAGTTCTTGAGCGACGACCCGGAGTTCGTTGCGGCGAGCGTCGCACGGAACGTAAGGATACTCGATGTCCGAAAGCCCCCCGCCAAGGAGCGCCTGAGAACCTTCAGCGGTCGTATCGCGGAGGTCACCAGCCTGCGCATCGCCGTTCTCGGCACCGATTGTTCTGTTGGCAAGCGAACCACCGCGACCGTCATGACCCAGGCACTCAATGACCGCGGCGTCAAGGCGGTCATGGTCGGCACCGGCCAGACCGGCCTGATCCAGGGAGCCCGCTATGGGGTCGCCCTCGACGCCGTTCCTTCACAGTTCTGCGCCGGTGAGCTCGAAGCGACGATCATCGAAGCGTTCGAAGCCGAAAAACCCGACGTGATCCTCGTCGAAGGACAAGGCGCCCTCAGTCATCCCGCCTACCCGACCTCGGCCTTGATCCTCCGCGGCGCCTGTCCCGACGGCGTCGTGCTCCAGCACGCACCCGCGCGAGCCCATCGTGCCGACTTTGAACACATGCCGATGCCGGACCCGGCCGACGAGATCCATCTCATCCAGACCTTCTCCGACACGAAGGTCATCGGCCTCACCATCAACCACGAGAACATGACCGACGCCGACGTCAGCACCGCCATCGCGCGGTACCAGGACCAGCTCGGCATCTCGGTCACCGACCCGCTGACGCGATCGCCGCGGATTCTGGTGGAGATGGTGCTTTCGGCGTTGCGGGGGCTGTGAGAAGACCGCGCTGGAGGCGCTTTTCGTAGTCCAAGCGGTTGGGGGGTTGGCCTTCAACAAGCGTAGCGCCGCCTTGCCGGGTTGGGATGTGAATGAGGGTCCCTATGATCGTCAAGATTTCATCAAAACGACAAATTGCATTGCCGGCACGGGTACTGGATGCGCTGGGTGTGGGTGCCGGCGACCAACTCGAACTGGAAGAAGGGGCCGACAGCCTTGTGCTGCGAACCAGACGGGTCGATTGTTCCCGCCTCGCAACGTTGCGCCAGAAGATTTCAAGCGGACATCCACCGTTCGACGTCCAGGCCTTTCGGCGACAAAAGTATGATCCGTCGCTAAGAGACTGATACCTACGTGTTCGTGCAGCTAACCGGCCTGTTGCATGAATGCAGACTTCCTCTTTCTTACGAACCCTCCGGCTTATCCTTTGGGATCAAGGGCTTGAATTCAATGCCGCATTTCTTCTGTATGGAGACAGTTTCAATCGCGTCCCTTTCGCCCTTGAGTCGGGCATACTCCTGCGCCTCGGGACCGTCACCGCCTTCGAGAAAAAGTAGCGTCGGCCAGAAGAGGACTAAGCCGATGCCCATCTGCGCTGCGTCAGCATCGGCCGTCGACTTCAATTGGGCATGAAGCGTGTGAACTCGACGACTGATGCGGTGCGATTCAGCGACAAGCTGATCGCAATCATAATCTTTGTATAGCAAGGGAGACACATCTTGCGCAGCAATTTTAGTTGGTTGGCTCGCACAGCCTGTTAGCGCCAGTGCACCGATGAGCGCAAGCATGCTGGCAGCAATCCGTTGTCCTTTCATGGGAGTTCTCCTGTTGATTATCGCCGATAAGGAGGATGCGGTTACTCTTGGTTGCCTCTTCGTAGAAGACCAGCGTATTGCTATCAGACATGTCAAATAAGACAAAGGCGTGACAAATAAAGAAATTGCCGAAGATTACCGGCGACTTAGGGCGAGGCCGCGTGTCCTAGTTCCAGCCTTGGTGACGACGGCCCTGAGGGCATCCCTCGCCACGCCGAAGAATGCCGCGAAGCTTGGCGTTACTCAAACAAGCGACGCCAGCCGCACCCGTGGCATCACCTCCTCCGCGATCAACTGAATGACCGACTCGATGCCGCCCTCGGGCGGGGCCAGCACCCAGGTCCCGAAGCGGCGGATGCCCATGTCGGCGATGCGACTGATCTTGGCGGCGACTTCCTCCGGGGTACCCGCCCAGGCGAAGGCGTCGACGAACTCCTCGGGGACCAGGGGGCCGGCTTCGAACATGAGTTCGTAGTCGCGCTTGGCGATCATGGCCTCCAGGTCGGCGGGGACCTCCATGCCCAACTGGGCGACGAAGTCGCGGTTGGGGTAGCTGCTCCACAACAGGAACGCGATCATCTGTTTGACGCCGGCGCGGGCCTTGTCGCGGTCCCGGTCGACGCAGGTGTCGACGCGCGAGATGATCTCGATCTCGCCGGGGTCGCGGCCGGCCTGGCGCGCACCTTGGCGTACGAAATCCCGGGCGATGCCCACGCCCTCGGGGGTGGCCATGGTGGCGATCATGGCGCCGTCGGCGACGCGGCCGGCCAGGCGGAACATGGCGGGTCCGCGGGTCGCGATGACGATGCGGATGTCGGCGCGGGCCTTGAACCCCAGAACGCCGCTCCGGACGCTGACGACCTTGCCGTCCACGGTCGCCGGCTGGCCGGCCCACATGCCGCGCATGATGGCGATGGCGTCGCCGGTGGCCGCCACCGGATGCGCCCGCTGGATGCCCATGGCGGGAAAGCCGGAGCCGCCGGCGCCGATACCCACGATGACGCGGCCCGAGGAGATCTCGTCCACGGTGGCCATGGCGGCGGCGGTGAGGGCGGGGTGGACGCTGTAGGGGTCGGTGACGGCGGCGCCGATGCCGATGCGCTCGGTGTGGGCGGCGCTCAGGGTCATGTTGGCCACCATGTCGCGGCCGAATTTCTCGTTGGAATGCCACAGGCGGTCGAAGCCCAGCGCCTCTGCACTCTTGATGATGGCGATGCGCCGCGCGAGGGGGTAGGCGGCGATGGTGCGCGAGCTGAAGCCGAGGTCGAATTGGATGTTGGACATGCTTTCCTTCCGGTGGCGTTCCCTGTCAGGCGGCGCGGAGCGCGGGCAGCACGTCGGCGGCGAAGCGTTCCTGCTGGGCGGTCTGGTCGGGGCTGCCGAAACGCACGACGATGGTCTCGGCGCCTTGCTCCACGTAGGCCTGGAGCCATTCGATGCATCGGGCAGCCGGGCCGTTGCATGGGGGTTGCACGGCCACCATGGTCTCGTAGGACACCTTGTAATAGCCTTCCATGAACGCGCGCATCTCGCGCTCGGCCTGGGCGGTGTCGTCGTTCAGGTTGACGGTGACGTAGACGGCGCGGGCGAGCCGGGCGGCGTCCTGTCCCATCTCTTGCGCCAGAGATTCGATCCGCTCCCAGTTGCGGGCGAAGCTCTCCGGGGAGTTGGGCAGCGGGAACCAGCCGTCGCCGAGCCGCAGCACCCGGCGGAGCGCGTTGTCCACGCTGCCGGCGAGCCACAGCGGGATGCCGGAGGGTTGTGCCGGATGGAGCCCCAGGCGCACGCCGTCGAGCTGGAAGTGGCGCCCGTGGAAGGTCACCTCCTCTTCGGTCCATAGGCGCCGCATGAGGGCGACGCCCTCCTCGAAGAGGCCGATGCGGTGGCGGGAATCCACGCCGCAACCGGCGAACTCGCGTTTGATGAGGTCGTTGTTGCCGGCGATGCCCAGGCCCAGGATGAGCCGGCCGTTGCACAGGAGGTCGAGGTTGGCGATCTCGTTGGCGAGTACGACGGGATGGCGCAGGGCCGGGAGCAGCACCGCGGTGCCGAGCTTCACCCGGCTGGTGCGCGAAGCCGCCGCGGCCAGTGTGGTCAACGGCTCCAGCCGCGGCCGCGCCAGGATGCTGTCGCCCACCCAGATGGAGTCGAAGCCCAGGGTTTCGGCGCTCTCCGCGAGGTCCATGATGCGGCCGCAGTCGGGGATCGCCTGCGCCATCACGATCTCGCGCGTGGGCAGCAAGTATCCTACCGTGGTCTTTGGCTGTGACATGAGACTACCTTTCCTCCCTTACCTGCCGTGGAACGGCTTCATCACCTCTTCGCCCAGCCACTGGATCTGCTCCAGCATCTCGGCGCCGGTATCCGACGGAAATTGCAACGCGCACACGTGGTCGATGCCGGCCTCTTCCAGGAACGCCACCTGCTCCAGGATGCTGGCGGGGCTGCCGATGAGGTTGTGAGTCTCGGCCAGGGCCGGGTCGCGGCCGGTGTGCGCCAGCGACACGCGGTGCTGCACCATGCCCGTCTTGCGGTACCGGTCGCGCGCCGCCTCCACGGTCTTGCCGATGCACAGGGTGAACTGGGAACAGGCTTCCACGGCCCTGGTTTCCCGGCCCGCCTCCTCGGTGAGGCGGCGCAGCAGCGCCACGCGCTCCACGATCTGCTCGAAGGGGCGCCAGCCGGGCAGCCAGCCCTGTCCGACCTTGGCCGCGCGCCGGATCATGGCCTCGTTGTGGCCGCCCACGAAGATCGGCAGCGGGTCCTGCAGCGGCTTCGGGCGCATGGCGATGTTCCGGAAGGCGATGTGCCGGCCTTCGTAGGTGGCGTCCGTGTCCCGGAACAGGCACCGCAGCGCCTCAAGGCTCTCGTCCAGCAGGTCGCCGCGCCGCT
It encodes the following:
- a CDS encoding LLM class flavin-dependent oxidoreductase — its product is MSQPKTTVGYLLPTREIVMAQAIPDCGRIMDLAESAETLGFDSIWVGDSILARPRLEPLTTLAAAASRTSRVKLGTAVLLPALRHPVVLANEIANLDLLCNGRLILGLGIAGNNDLIKREFAGCGVDSRHRIGLFEEGVALMRRLWTEEEVTFHGRHFQLDGVRLGLHPAQPSGIPLWLAGSVDNALRRVLRLGDGWFPLPNSPESFARNWERIESLAQEMGQDAARLARAVYVTVNLNDDTAQAEREMRAFMEGYYKVSYETMVAVQPPCNGPAARCIEWLQAYVEQGAETIVVRFGSPDQTAQQERFAADVLPALRAA
- a CDS encoding DUF1611 domain-containing protein produces the protein MVPLAHNTAQSPAEVATAIVYCEANFGAIDGKTANGLVRHSELYRILSVIDSEKAGLDTGVVLGEPPKGIPICRDLADALARADTTPDYFIFGMAPASGMLSTRDRGVLLEAIDLGMNIVSGLHEFLSDDPEFVAASVARNVRILDVRKPPAKERLRTFSGRIAEVTSLRIAVLGTDCSVGKRTTATVMTQALNDRGVKAVMVGTGQTGLIQGARYGVALDAVPSQFCAGELEATIIEAFEAEKPDVILVEGQGALSHPAYPTSALILRGACPDGVVLQHAPARAHRADFEHMPMPDPADEIHLIQTFSDTKVIGLTINHENMTDADVSTAIARYQDQLGISVTDPLTRSPRILVEMVLSALRGL
- a CDS encoding TIGR03619 family F420-dependent LLM class oxidoreductase, with product MKFSIQLPTCTEGLVNPVPFVEPEEFIHMAQEAERLGYDAVWGNDHITPAAYARQKWPEPPNFYEVLVTLAAVGARTTHIRLGTAVLVLPLRDPVLLAKQVSTLDRFTGGRVILGTGIGAYREEFDAQWPRRKAERRGDLLDESLEALRCLFRDTDATYEGRHIAFRNIAMRPKPLQDPLPIFVGGHNEAMIRRAAKVGQGWLPGWRPFEQIVERVALLRRLTEEAGRETRAVEACSQFTLCIGKTVEAARDRYRKTGMVQHRVSLAHTGRDPALAETHNLIGSPASILEQVAFLEEAGIDHVCALQFPSDTGAEMLEQIQWLGEEVMKPFHGR
- a CDS encoding metal ABC transporter ATP-binding protein; translation: MKGQRIAASMLALIGALALTGCASQPTKIAAQDVSPLLYKDYDCDQLVAESHRISRRVHTLHAQLKSTADADAAQMGIGLVLFWPTLLFLEGGDGPEAQEYARLKGERDAIETVSIQKKCGIEFKPLIPKDKPEGS
- a CDS encoding LLM class flavin-dependent oxidoreductase → MSNIQFDLGFSSRTIAAYPLARRIAIIKSAEALGFDRLWHSNEKFGRDMVANMTLSAAHTERIGIGAAVTDPYSVHPALTAAAMATVDEISSGRVIVGIGAGGSGFPAMGIQRAHPVAATGDAIAIMRGMWAGQPATVDGKVVSVRSGVLGFKARADIRIVIATRGPAMFRLAGRVADGAMIATMATPEGVGIARDFVRQGARQAGRDPGEIEIISRVDTCVDRDRDKARAGVKQMIAFLLWSSYPNRDFVAQLGMEVPADLEAMIAKRDYELMFEAGPLVPEEFVDAFAWAGTPEEVAAKISRIADMGIRRFGTWVLAPPEGGIESVIQLIAEEVMPRVRLASLV
- a CDS encoding AbrB/MazE/SpoVT family DNA-binding domain-containing protein, which gives rise to MIVKISSKRQIALPARVLDALGVGAGDQLELEEGADSLVLRTRRVDCSRLATLRQKISSGHPPFDVQAFRRQKYDPSLRD